Proteins encoded in a region of the Flavobacteriaceae bacterium HL-DH10 genome:
- a CDS encoding histidine kinase produces MNLYLSLYMFKNYFFIVLLTLFCLKTSGQTKSFKKQLDSIQALRQLSKNTDLDIEARIQYAKKASELSYITQVDSVILNSNFLLADCYSDDRRYFRESISLNRKNLILASKLNDSHSRAYINYHLGYAYHYLEKSDSTYYYYYNSLRIFEHLKPVKNEYLLRQSRILSNISHLQRVERDYISSQANTIKAINILLFIPETEDSLDDLSNLYNNLALNLYDLKEYEKAIEYYKKAIGVSNKMIDNYKRKLFININLAELYRVTYRYEEAFKIYNKLLEDKTIEKKDPSSYGAILNNMAYTMFLEKDKDYAKIDSLFTEAYNIFCDLDLFYEISGSGNDMAEFYLDTNKKTKALFYSKRSYEYGKKANEYKEVLRALKMLSKLYEGNEGKAYLYEHIKLNDSLIDVERASRNKYARIQFETDQYIKETKRLSTQNILIIAIGSISILVLGLLYFIKLQKTKNNELQYITEQELANQEIYKLMLKQQAKQEEGRLQERHRISEDLHDGILPRLFGTRMGMGFLDIKGDKSTLKQYNKFIDEMQKIEKEVRDVSHELKSDTIGLKANFESILEAYIKTQSVAGNFKYEIINDDKIKFELFNETIRVEIYRILQELIQNIVKHAKATVVSLSFTLKDEVVRINILDDGIGFNTEKKHKGIGLKNIASRVLKLEGELKINSLLNSKKGTEFDIKIPVKKEF; encoded by the coding sequence ATGAATTTATATTTGTCTTTATATATGTTTAAAAATTACTTCTTTATAGTTTTACTTACTCTTTTTTGTTTAAAAACAAGTGGGCAAACAAAGTCCTTTAAAAAGCAGTTAGATAGTATACAAGCATTAAGGCAATTATCTAAAAACACAGATTTAGATATAGAAGCTAGAATACAATATGCTAAAAAGGCAAGCGAGTTATCTTATATAACACAAGTAGATTCTGTTATTTTAAATTCGAATTTTTTACTTGCTGATTGTTATTCAGATGATAGGAGGTATTTCAGAGAATCAATAAGCTTAAATCGGAAAAACTTAATATTAGCAAGCAAACTTAATGATTCACATAGTAGGGCTTATATAAATTATCATTTAGGGTATGCATATCATTATTTAGAAAAAAGCGATAGCACTTATTATTATTACTACAACTCTTTAAGAATATTTGAACATTTAAAACCTGTAAAGAATGAGTACCTTTTACGTCAGTCCAGAATACTTTCAAATATTTCTCATCTACAGCGAGTAGAACGTGATTATATAAGCAGTCAAGCAAATACAATAAAAGCTATAAATATATTGCTTTTTATCCCAGAAACTGAAGACAGTTTAGATGATTTGTCCAATTTATATAACAATTTAGCTTTAAATTTATATGACCTTAAAGAGTACGAAAAAGCCATAGAATATTATAAGAAGGCTATAGGTGTTAGTAACAAAATGATTGATAATTATAAACGAAAATTATTTATAAACATTAATCTTGCCGAATTATATAGAGTAACTTATAGATATGAAGAAGCATTTAAAATATACAATAAACTACTAGAAGATAAAACTATAGAAAAAAAAGACCCAAGTTCTTATGGAGCCATATTAAATAATATGGCGTATACCATGTTTTTGGAAAAAGATAAAGATTATGCTAAAATAGACTCTTTGTTTACTGAGGCTTATAATATTTTCTGTGATTTAGATTTATTTTATGAAATCTCTGGAAGTGGTAATGATATGGCAGAGTTTTATTTAGATACTAACAAAAAAACCAAAGCGTTATTTTATTCTAAAAGATCCTATGAATATGGGAAAAAAGCGAATGAATATAAAGAAGTATTAAGAGCTTTAAAAATGCTTTCAAAGTTATATGAAGGAAATGAAGGGAAAGCCTATTTATACGAACACATAAAATTAAATGATAGTTTAATTGATGTTGAACGCGCAAGTAGAAATAAGTATGCTAGAATACAATTTGAGACCGACCAATATATAAAAGAGACAAAGCGTTTAAGCACTCAAAACATATTAATTATAGCAATAGGAAGTATATCAATACTGGTATTAGGTCTTTTATATTTTATAAAATTACAAAAAACTAAAAACAATGAGCTTCAATATATAACAGAGCAAGAGCTAGCAAATCAAGAGATTTACAAATTAATGTTAAAGCAACAAGCGAAGCAAGAAGAAGGACGTTTGCAAGAACGTCATAGAATATCAGAAGATTTACATGATGGTATTTTGCCTAGGTTATTTGGCACCAGAATGGGTATGGGTTTTTTAGATATAAAAGGAGATAAAAGCACCTTAAAACAATATAATAAGTTTATAGATGAGATGCAAAAAATAGAAAAGGAAGTAAGAGATGTGTCTCATGAGCTAAAAAGTGATACCATAGGCTTAAAAGCTAATTTTGAATCTATTTTAGAAGCGTATATAAAGACTCAAAGCGTAGCAGGAAATTTTAAGTATGAAATAATAAATGATGACAAAATAAAATTTGAGTTGTTTAATGAGACCATAAGAGTTGAAATTTATCGAATACTTCAAGAACTTATACAAAACATTGTAAAACATGCAAAAGCTACAGTTGTTTCTCTTTCTTTTACATTGAAAGACGAAGTTGTAAGGATTAATATATTAGATGATGGTATTGGATTTAATACAGAAAAAAAACATAAAGGAATAGGCTTAAAAAACATAGCCTCAAGAGTTCTTAAATTAGAAGGTGAACTTAAAATAAACTCACTTTTAAATAGTAAAAAAGGAACAGAATTTGATATAAAAATACCTGTAAAAAAAGAATTTTAA
- the glgB gene encoding 1,4-alpha-glucan branching protein GlgB codes for MAQVKVYSLFTDFDINLFKAGKHYRLYEKFGSHITTVDGIEGTYFAVWAPSAKQVSVIGDFNFWTEGEHQLNVRWDSSGIWEGFIPLVGKGNIYKYKIESHNNGIKTEKADPYARRCEHPPKTASIIWDDSYKWKDTSWMKKRKSHNALDAPYSVYEVHLGSWKKQVEEDRFLSYFELADELVNYVKDMNFTHVELMPIMEFPYDPSWGYQVTGYFAPSSRFGYPEEFKYLVDKLHQNDIGIILDWVPSHFPEDAHGLGFFDGSCLYEHPDKRKGYHQDWKSLIFNYERNEVKSFLISNAAFWMEQYHADALRVDAVASMLFLDYSREDGGWEPNIYGGRENLAAIEFLKELNQEIYASFPDTQTIAEESTAFPGVSKPVFLGGLGFGMKWMMGWMHDTLEYFAKDPIYRKYHQNDITFSLAYAFTENFMLPLSHDEVVYGKNSILGRMPGDEWQRFANLRLLYGYMFTHPGTKLLFMGGEFAQYNEWDFQGSLDWNLLEFEPHKNFQNFFKALNLLYKTTPALYENGFSREGFEWISYDDHENCVISYIRKGKIAKNDVIVVCNLTPAVRKKYKIGVPVSGKLSELFNSDAKAFGGSGISNKKSITIKKNPWNGKDYSAEITLAPLAVTVFQFKS; via the coding sequence ATGGCACAAGTAAAAGTTTATAGTCTATTTACAGACTTCGATATTAACCTTTTTAAAGCGGGGAAACACTATAGGCTTTACGAAAAATTTGGATCTCATATTACAACTGTAGATGGTATAGAAGGTACTTATTTTGCAGTTTGGGCACCTAGCGCTAAACAAGTTTCGGTAATTGGTGACTTTAATTTTTGGACCGAAGGTGAACACCAATTAAATGTCCGCTGGGATAGTAGTGGTATTTGGGAAGGTTTTATTCCTTTAGTAGGTAAAGGCAATATATACAAATACAAAATTGAAAGTCATAACAATGGCATAAAAACAGAAAAAGCAGATCCTTACGCTAGACGTTGTGAACACCCTCCAAAAACAGCATCCATTATTTGGGACGATAGTTACAAATGGAAGGATACAAGCTGGATGAAAAAACGTAAAAGCCATAATGCATTAGATGCACCTTACTCGGTATATGAAGTACATTTAGGTTCTTGGAAAAAACAAGTAGAAGAAGATCGATTTTTATCCTATTTTGAATTAGCTGACGAATTGGTTAACTATGTAAAAGACATGAATTTTACTCATGTAGAACTTATGCCTATTATGGAGTTTCCTTATGATCCATCTTGGGGATATCAAGTAACAGGTTATTTTGCGCCATCTTCACGTTTTGGATATCCAGAAGAATTTAAATATTTAGTAGATAAACTCCATCAAAATGATATAGGTATTATTTTAGACTGGGTACCTTCTCATTTCCCTGAAGACGCACACGGTTTAGGCTTTTTTGATGGATCTTGCTTATATGAACATCCTGATAAAAGAAAAGGCTATCATCAAGACTGGAAAAGTTTAATTTTTAACTACGAAAGAAACGAGGTAAAATCATTTTTAATAAGTAATGCAGCTTTCTGGATGGAACAATATCATGCAGATGCCTTACGTGTAGATGCCGTTGCCTCCATGTTGTTTTTAGATTATTCTAGAGAAGATGGTGGATGGGAACCGAATATTTATGGAGGAAGAGAAAACCTTGCTGCCATTGAATTTCTTAAAGAATTAAATCAAGAAATCTATGCTTCATTTCCAGACACACAAACTATTGCCGAAGAATCTACGGCTTTTCCAGGCGTTTCAAAACCCGTATTTTTAGGTGGTTTAGGTTTTGGTATGAAATGGATGATGGGCTGGATGCATGATACATTAGAATATTTTGCAAAAGATCCTATTTATAGAAAATACCATCAAAACGATATTACATTTAGCTTAGCATACGCTTTTACAGAAAATTTTATGCTTCCGCTTTCTCATGATGAAGTGGTGTACGGTAAAAATTCTATTTTAGGAAGAATGCCTGGTGATGAATGGCAACGTTTTGCTAATCTTCGTTTATTATATGGTTATATGTTTACACATCCTGGAACAAAACTATTGTTTATGGGTGGTGAATTTGCACAATATAATGAATGGGATTTTCAAGGTAGTTTAGATTGGAATTTATTAGAATTTGAGCCTCATAAAAACTTTCAAAACTTTTTTAAAGCACTAAACTTACTTTACAAAACAACACCTGCTTTATATGAAAACGGATTTTCTAGAGAAGGTTTTGAATGGATAAGTTACGACGACCATGAGAACTGTGTTATTTCTTATATAAGAAAAGGTAAAATTGCTAAAAACGATGTGATAGTAGTTTGTAATTTAACGCCTGCCGTTAGAAAAAAATATAAAATAGGAGTTCCTGTTAGTGGTAAACTTTCTGAGTTATTTAATAGTGATGCCAAAGCATTTGGTGGTAGTGGTATTTCTAACAAAAAATCAATAACCATAAAAAAGAATCCTTGGAATGGTAAAGATTATTCAGCAGAAATTACATTAGCTCCATTAGCTGTTACAGTGTTTCAATTCAAATCTTAA
- a CDS encoding glycogen/starch synthase → MNIIHISAECYPVAKVGGLADVVGALPKYQKGSTTSSQVIMPFYNNKFTKEHNFHTIYNGVINLGVEPYDFRVLTLTENTLDFDVFFIDVPELLFKDYVYSMDDTERFLSFQIAALDWLLTWDNYPDIIHCHDHHTGLIPFMLQESYKYEAFRKIPNILTIHNAQYQGWFSHEKVGLIPPFNFENVGLLDWGGSINPLASAIKCAWAVTTVSPSYMEELKLEANGLESLLRAESEKCSGILNGIDWKVWNPETDHYIIKNYSSKTVHSGAKANKKYLCDTFNLDFEKPLFAFIGRLVNEKGSDLFPEAFKIALEKNNATILLLGSGNDLVENQLELLKKDYIGTYNAFIGYDEKLSHIIYAGADFLLMPSRVEPCGLNQMYALRYGTIPIVRSIGGLKDTVIDITEENGFGICHKNVTVPEITEAIDRGVTLYSNQTKYKTIRNTIMQLDHSWDVSAKEYINLYNTIKTD, encoded by the coding sequence ATGAATATTATACATATAAGTGCAGAATGTTATCCAGTTGCTAAAGTCGGAGGGCTTGCAGATGTTGTTGGAGCATTACCTAAATATCAAAAAGGCTCAACTACATCCTCTCAGGTTATTATGCCTTTTTATAACAATAAGTTTACTAAAGAACATAATTTTCATACCATATATAACGGTGTTATAAATTTAGGTGTGGAGCCTTATGATTTTCGTGTTTTAACTTTAACAGAGAACACCTTAGACTTCGATGTGTTTTTTATTGATGTTCCAGAACTGCTTTTTAAAGACTATGTTTATTCAATGGATGATACCGAACGGTTTTTATCATTTCAAATTGCAGCTTTAGATTGGTTACTAACTTGGGACAATTATCCAGATATTATTCATTGTCACGATCATCACACAGGTTTAATTCCATTTATGCTTCAAGAAAGTTATAAATATGAAGCATTTAGAAAGATTCCTAATATATTAACCATTCACAATGCACAATACCAAGGTTGGTTTTCTCATGAAAAAGTAGGTTTAATTCCGCCTTTTAATTTTGAAAATGTTGGTTTACTTGACTGGGGTGGCTCAATAAACCCATTAGCTTCAGCAATTAAATGTGCTTGGGCTGTTACTACGGTATCTCCTAGCTATATGGAAGAATTAAAACTAGAAGCAAACGGCTTAGAAAGCTTGTTAAGAGCAGAAAGTGAAAAATGCTCGGGTATTTTAAATGGCATTGATTGGAAGGTTTGGAATCCTGAAACAGATCATTACATAATTAAAAATTACAGTTCTAAAACAGTACATTCTGGCGCTAAAGCAAATAAAAAATATTTGTGTGATACCTTTAATTTAGACTTTGAAAAACCACTTTTCGCTTTTATTGGGCGTTTAGTTAACGAAAAAGGCTCTGATTTGTTTCCAGAGGCTTTTAAAATAGCGCTCGAAAAAAATAATGCTACTATATTATTACTGGGCTCTGGAAATGATTTAGTTGAAAACCAACTAGAATTATTAAAAAAAGATTATATTGGGACATACAATGCCTTTATAGGATATGACGAAAAGCTGTCTCATATTATATATGCCGGGGCAGATTTTTTACTAATGCCTTCTCGAGTAGAACCTTGTGGTTTAAACCAAATGTACGCTTTAAGATATGGAACCATTCCTATTGTTAGAAGCATTGGTGGTTTAAAAGATACTGTTATTGATATTACTGAAGAAAATGGCTTTGGTATTTGTCATAAAAATGTAACCGTTCCAGAAATTACAGAAGCTATTGACAGAGGTGTTACACTTTACAGTAATCAAACAAAATATAAAACAATAAGAAACACGATCATGCAACTAGATCATTCATGGGATGTTTCTGCTAAAGAATACATAAATTTATATAACACTATAAAAACTGACTGA
- a CDS encoding response regulator, whose amino-acid sequence MIKLFNVLIIEDHPLIVNAYENALKHISKNNRKLEFDIDVASNCDSAYVKIMESSNTQKIDFIFLDIKLPASKDGTLISGEDLGIKIKKVLPKVKIIVATTYNDNYRINSIFKSINPEGFLIKNDLNPKELVLAIESIIENSPYYSKSVVQLMRKQVSNEIIIDDLDRKILYELSRGTKMSELPQIIPLSISGIEKRKRILKELFNLDKKDDRGLIKIAEEKGFI is encoded by the coding sequence ATGATTAAATTATTTAATGTTTTAATTATAGAAGACCACCCGTTAATTGTTAACGCTTATGAAAATGCCCTTAAGCATATAAGTAAAAATAATAGAAAATTAGAATTCGATATTGATGTTGCTTCAAATTGTGATAGTGCCTATGTAAAAATAATGGAATCATCAAATACTCAAAAAATAGATTTTATTTTTCTAGATATTAAATTGCCAGCTTCTAAAGATGGAACACTAATTTCTGGTGAAGATTTAGGTATTAAAATAAAAAAAGTATTACCAAAAGTTAAAATAATAGTTGCCACCACTTACAATGATAATTATAGAATTAATTCAATATTTAAAAGTATTAATCCTGAAGGTTTTTTAATTAAGAATGATTTAAATCCTAAAGAGCTTGTTTTAGCTATAGAAAGCATAATTGAAAATAGTCCTTATTATAGTAAGTCTGTAGTTCAATTAATGCGAAAACAAGTATCTAATGAAATAATAATAGATGATCTTGACAGAAAAATACTTTATGAATTATCTAGAGGAACAAAAATGAGTGAATTACCACAAATAATTCCACTCTCTATTTCTGGAATAGAAAAAAGAAAACGGATATTAAAAGAACTTTTTAATTTAGACAAAAAAGACGATAGAGGATTGATTAAAATAGCAGAGGAAAAAGGGTTTATTTAG
- a CDS encoding glucose-1-phosphate adenylyltransferase, protein MINNKVLSIILGGGQGSRLHPLTEQRSKPAVPIAGKYRLVDIPISNCINADIKRMFVLTQFNSASLNRHIKDTYHFSFFSSAFVDVLAAEQTPGNKGWFQGTADAVRQSMHHFLRHDFEYALILSGDQLYQMDYDKMIAAHEESNAEISIATIPVNAKDATSFGILKANDESVVTSFIEKPDASLLPDWTSEVSDEMKGQGRNYLASMGIYIFNRDLLISLMDDESTIDFGKEIIPQSIEKHKTLSFQYEGYWTDIGNIDSFFEANIGLTDNIPQFDLYDKAKRIYTHARMLPTTKVAGTTLDKAVIAEGCIISAAKIEQSVIGIRSRIGKESTVIKTYMMGSDYYETLLEIEDKKIKVLMGIGERCFIKNAILDKNCRIGDDVRINGGSHLEDTETDTYAIKEGIVVIKNGAVIPNGFVI, encoded by the coding sequence ATGATTAATAATAAGGTTTTATCCATCATTTTAGGTGGAGGGCAAGGTTCGAGACTACACCCGTTAACAGAACAAAGATCTAAACCTGCAGTACCCATTGCAGGTAAATATAGATTGGTTGATATTCCCATATCAAATTGTATTAATGCAGACATTAAGCGTATGTTTGTTTTAACACAATTTAACTCTGCTTCCTTAAACCGACATATTAAAGACACCTATCATTTCAGCTTTTTTAGTAGTGCTTTTGTTGATGTGCTTGCAGCAGAACAAACACCAGGTAATAAAGGATGGTTTCAAGGAACAGCAGATGCTGTTAGACAAAGTATGCATCACTTCTTAAGGCACGATTTTGAGTATGCATTAATATTGTCAGGAGATCAACTTTATCAAATGGATTATGATAAAATGATAGCTGCACATGAAGAAAGTAATGCTGAAATTTCTATTGCCACTATTCCTGTTAATGCAAAAGATGCTACTTCTTTCGGTATTTTGAAAGCAAATGATGAAAGTGTAGTAACCTCTTTTATTGAAAAACCTGATGCCAGTTTATTACCAGATTGGACCTCTGAAGTAAGTGATGAAATGAAAGGTCAAGGTAGAAATTATTTAGCATCCATGGGTATTTATATCTTTAATAGAGACCTTTTAATAAGTTTAATGGACGATGAATCTACTATCGATTTTGGTAAAGAAATTATTCCGCAATCTATTGAAAAACACAAAACATTAAGTTTTCAATATGAAGGTTATTGGACAGATATTGGTAATATCGATTCCTTTTTTGAAGCTAATATCGGATTGACGGACAATATTCCTCAGTTTGATTTATATGATAAAGCAAAACGTATTTATACGCATGCCAGAATGTTACCTACTACAAAAGTAGCAGGAACTACTTTAGACAAGGCTGTTATTGCTGAAGGATGTATTATTAGTGCCGCTAAAATTGAACAGTCTGTTATTGGTATTCGTTCAAGAATTGGAAAAGAATCTACAGTCATAAAAACATATATGATGGGTAGTGATTATTACGAAACACTTCTAGAAATAGAGGATAAAAAAATAAAAGTGTTGATGGGAATAGGAGAACGTTGCTTTATAAAAAATGCTATTCTTGATAAAAACTGTCGCATTGGTGATGATGTAAGAATAAATGGAGGATCTCATTTAGAAGATACTGAAACAGATACTTACGCTATTAAAGAAGGCATCGTAGTAATTAAAAATGGAGCAGTTATACCTAACGGATTTGTAATATAA
- a CDS encoding glycoside hydrolase family 31 protein — MILNTELEYKGNLFPSNIIDYTKNVDILHFSTSNNVILKLTVLRDSVLRFTYTTVGKFERDFSYAIDEDASRGYNHLEITNDDEKYIVTTSKLICHIHKSDLRVSLYDALDNKIICEDELGFHWEESYELGGDIVKMSKAAQNGESYYGLGDKPEHLNLKGRRFENWATDSYAFGKNTDPIYKAIPFYTGLHNGKSYGIFFDNTFRTYFDFCHERRNVTSFWAQGGEMNYYFIYGPKMQDVVTSYTDLTGTPELPPLWALGYHQCKWSYYPESNVKEITAKFRELQIPCDAIYLDIDYMEGFRCFTWSKDYFPDPKRMVKELADDGFKTVVIIDPGIKIDNEYSVFKEALDKDYFCKRADGPYMKGKVWPGECYFPDFTRPEVREWWAGLFKELIEDIGVKGVWNDMNEPAVMDVPGKTFPSDVRHDYDGNPCSHNKAHNIYGMQMARATYHGLKKFNYPKRPFVITRSAYSGTQRYTSTWMGDNVATWEHLQIANIQAQRLALSGFSFAGSDIGGFAEQPNGELYARWIQLGAFHPFCRTHSSGDHGDQEPWAFDKEITDIVRKFIEIRYELLPYLYTSFYQYSHDNVPMLKSLVLFDQEDTQTHYRTDEFICGNQILICPINEPNAKGRRMYIPRGDWYNFWTKELVSGGKETWVDADIDSMPIFVKSGAIIPKYPVQQYVGEKIIEELSLDVYYKDGKEDSELYEDADDGYDYTKGRYSLKKFNLAGTENKLIIRIHKRGQYITPYNTFKINLFGLPFKVKSIKVDNEYVDLKDVQFKDNTLVVTKEFTNLQVKG; from the coding sequence ATGATTTTAAACACTGAATTAGAATATAAAGGAAACCTGTTTCCTTCAAATATTATAGACTATACAAAAAATGTAGATATTCTACATTTCTCAACATCAAACAATGTTATTCTTAAACTTACTGTGCTAAGAGACAGCGTACTACGCTTTACTTATACAACGGTTGGTAAATTTGAAAGAGACTTCTCTTATGCTATAGATGAAGATGCTAGTAGAGGTTATAATCATTTAGAAATCACAAATGATGATGAAAAATATATTGTTACCACCTCAAAACTAATTTGTCATATCCATAAATCAGATTTAAGAGTATCTCTCTATGACGCCCTAGACAACAAAATTATTTGTGAAGACGAACTAGGTTTTCACTGGGAAGAGAGTTACGAATTAGGAGGAGATATTGTTAAAATGAGTAAAGCTGCCCAAAATGGAGAAAGCTATTACGGACTTGGAGATAAACCAGAGCATTTAAACCTAAAAGGACGTCGTTTTGAAAATTGGGCAACAGATTCTTATGCTTTTGGAAAAAACACCGATCCTATTTATAAAGCCATTCCTTTTTATACCGGTTTACACAATGGAAAATCTTATGGTATTTTCTTTGATAATACCTTTAGAACATATTTCGATTTTTGTCATGAAAGAAGAAATGTAACTAGTTTTTGGGCACAAGGAGGTGAAATGAATTATTACTTCATTTATGGTCCTAAAATGCAAGATGTTGTAACCAGTTATACTGATTTAACGGGAACACCAGAATTACCACCATTGTGGGCTTTAGGTTATCACCAATGTAAATGGAGTTACTATCCAGAATCTAATGTAAAAGAAATTACTGCCAAGTTTAGAGAATTACAAATTCCATGTGATGCTATTTATTTAGACATCGATTACATGGAAGGGTTTCGTTGCTTTACCTGGAGTAAAGATTATTTTCCAGACCCAAAAAGAATGGTGAAAGAATTAGCCGATGATGGTTTTAAAACCGTTGTAATTATTGATCCAGGTATTAAAATAGATAACGAATACAGCGTATTTAAAGAAGCTCTTGATAAAGATTATTTCTGTAAACGTGCCGATGGCCCTTATATGAAAGGTAAGGTTTGGCCAGGGGAGTGTTATTTTCCAGATTTTACAAGACCAGAAGTAAGAGAATGGTGGGCAGGTTTATTTAAAGAACTTATTGAAGATATAGGTGTAAAAGGTGTTTGGAATGATATGAACGAACCTGCGGTAATGGATGTTCCAGGAAAAACATTCCCATCAGATGTTCGTCACGATTACGACGGTAATCCATGTAGCCACAATAAAGCTCATAACATTTATGGTATGCAGATGGCCAGAGCCACATACCACGGATTGAAAAAATTTAACTATCCTAAACGTCCGTTTGTAATTACACGTTCTGCCTATTCTGGAACACAACGTTACACCTCTACATGGATGGGAGATAATGTTGCAACTTGGGAACACTTGCAAATAGCAAACATACAGGCACAACGATTAGCATTATCTGGATTCTCTTTTGCAGGATCTGATATTGGTGGTTTTGCAGAACAACCTAACGGCGAATTATATGCACGTTGGATTCAATTAGGAGCCTTCCACCCATTTTGTAGAACACACTCTTCTGGAGATCATGGCGATCAAGAACCTTGGGCTTTTGATAAAGAAATTACAGATATTGTTAGAAAATTTATTGAGATTAGATATGAATTGTTACCCTATTTATATACCTCATTCTATCAATATTCGCATGATAATGTACCCATGCTAAAATCCTTAGTATTATTCGATCAAGAAGACACGCAAACACATTATAGAACAGACGAATTTATTTGTGGTAATCAAATATTAATTTGTCCAATAAACGAACCAAACGCAAAAGGAAGGCGCATGTACATTCCTAGAGGCGACTGGTATAACTTCTGGACAAAAGAATTAGTTTCTGGAGGAAAAGAAACTTGGGTTGATGCCGATATTGATAGTATGCCAATTTTCGTTAAATCTGGTGCTATTATTCCAAAATACCCGGTACAACAATATGTTGGAGAAAAAATTATTGAAGAATTAAGCTTAGATGTTTATTACAAAGATGGTAAAGAAGATTCTGAGCTATATGAAGATGCTGATGATGGTTACGATTACACAAAAGGACGCTATAGTTTAAAGAAATTTAATCTTGCCGGAACTGAAAATAAACTAATTATAAGAATTCATAAAAGAGGCCAATATATAACCCCTTATAACACCTTTAAAATTAACTTATTTGGATTGCCTTTTAAAGTAAAATCTATCAAAGTAGATAATGAATATGTTGATTTGAAAGATGTTCAATTTAAAGACAATACTCTTGTTGTGACTAAAGAATTTACAAACCTTCAAGTAAAAGGTTAA